The Parambassis ranga chromosome 19, fParRan2.1, whole genome shotgun sequence genome contains a region encoding:
- the ptprz1a gene encoding receptor-type tyrosine-protein phosphatase zeta isoform X1, which produces METTGCWLLLAAHFILTHQQAEGYAYRNQRKFSEDIDWSYAGTLNQNNWARKYPSCSNAKQSPINIEENLAQVKLQYQKLRFDGWDSLTGNRTTIKNNGKTVAVDVDGEFYVSGGGLTSKFKVGRITFHWGRCNASSDGSEHSLDGVKYPLEMQIYCYESAGFDSVDEAIKAGGRVTALAVLLETSVEENMNYAAIINGISSVSRYGKSAEVSPFTLRGLLPNSTEKYFVYNGSLTAPPCSETVEWIVFKNTAAISDEQLEMFCEVMTMQQAGYVMLMDYLQNNFREQQQQFMGQVFSSYTGTEEVLTPVCSSEPENIQASPYNSSLLVTWERPRAVYEASIEKYSVTYGLSNAENSVASEYLTDGDQDVGAILEDLLTNSSYTITVSAVCANGLYGRVSNTLTVVMPVVDPESLLDPDFDEFDDEGVNELDVSWPDSDQTEDYGLGWSTTNSQMTTTTASPFLPLPGFTATSAEYGQRTTTDPAPPLTSTQSGTEETPQRSTSTRPPEVILPPETRGEFSGTATFSSSTATFSSSTATFSSSTTTTTKQPHISTSTSSSTAKTGAAPGDARHSGARTTVPTTTKTEGGASTTAPSSAKTKGGASTASPISVKTKGGASTASPTSVKTKGGARVFPYAANTTTMKPGVSDPSATSPSSFIQAETDQSLSASTPDGRVPPTRPPEIQTSTFQPSVSPTSTSVRLSGVHLQTIQPLSNATASAVTDSLLSASHLPPSPTASPFTPTPEGPVIDTSASGSALFPDSQEGVDQEWDRVQTSASGEIAPPDTTTVINTVPPPMTSESGHAPDDLDEHSSAFYFESGSGGSAVTSGVGGTTTPAIPLVTSAPPWSLGGEEESGSGQGEGLYDNETSSDFSLSERTERESEEQEEVAEVSNSSHESRVGSIRERERKAVVPLAVISSFTVLGLIVLIGILVYWRLCFQTAHFYIDDSSSPRVIAAPSTAALSSVEQTAFPVKDFVKHVAELHNTQGFQREFEILKESYEEVQACLVDMGMTTDSSNHPDNKTKNRYSNILAYDHSRVRLSAQADKERKTTDYINANYVDGFKKPRLYIAAQGPLRSSTEDFWRMIWEQNVGVIVMITNLVEKGRRKCDQYWPLEVQEEYGSFLVMVKSSKVLAYYTQRIFTVRNTQTKKSSQKGRGNELTVTQYHYTQWPDMGVPEFALPLLSFIRKSSRTKTDDMGPVVVHCSAGVGRTGTYIVLDSMLKQMRDEGAVNITGFLKHIRTQRNYLVQTEEQYVFIHDALVEAILSGETEVAASHLHRYMDELLTPGNAGKTRLEKQFKLLCHSTAKQHDFSAALQECNRNKNRNCSVIPVERSRVRLSMTETETSDYINASYITGYRRSNEFIITQNPLPSTVKDFWRMIWDHNAQVIVSLPGTEEEAEPCVFWPRKGEPISYEMFAIKQKSETQVCLTNEDMVVVRDYVLEATQDDYVLEVKHYSAPRWPNPYSPISSTFELLNLVKEESATKEGPTVVHDDVGGVTAGTFCALSSLTCQLAAEGSVDVFQAAQLTNLMRPGLFRDTEQYQFLYRAMLSLIGTQEDEETLQSSDNNGTIVVGTASTAESLESLV; this is translated from the exons ATGCAGATCTACTGTTACGAGTCAGCCGGCTTCGACTCCGTGGATGAAGCCATCAAGGCCGGAGGCAGAGTCACAGCGCTGGCTGTGCTGCTGGAG ACGAGTGTTGAAGAAAATATGAACTACGCCGCCATCATAAACGGCATCAGCAGCGTGAGCAGATACG GAAAGAGCGCTGAAGTCTCACCCTTCACTCTGCGAGGTCTCCTGCCCAACTCCACAGAGAAGTACTTCGTCTACAACGGCTCCCTCACAGCGCCGCCCTGCAGCGAGACCGTCGAGTGGATCGTCTTTAAGAACACGGCAGCCATATCTGACGAACAG CTGGAGATGTTCTGCGAGGTGATGACGATGCAGCAGGCCGGATACGTGATGCTGATGGACTATCTTCAGAACAActtcagagagcagcagcagcagttcatgGGTCAGGTGTTCTCCTCATACACTGGCACAGAGGAGGTCCTCACACCGG TCTGCAGTTCAGAGCCAGAGAACATCCAGGCATCACCCTACAACAGCAGCCTGCTGGTGACGTGGGAGCGGCCACGAGCGGTGTACGAAGCCAGTATCGAGAAGTACTCCGTCACCTACGGACTCTCCAATGCAGAAAACTCGGTTGCCTCCGAGTACCTGACCGACGGAGACCAGGATGTG ggggcgataCTTGAGGACCTGCTGACCAACAGCAGCTACACAATCACAGTGTCGGCAGTCTGCGCCAATGGACTGTACGGACGTGTGAGCAACACGCTGACGGTTGTCATGCCCGTCGTCGACCCCG aATCTTTATTGGATCCAGACTTTGATGAGTTTGATGATGAG GGCGTCAATGAACTGGACGTGTCCTGGCCCGATTCGGATCAAACGGAGGATTATGGTTTAGGTTGGAGTACCACAAACTCACAGATGACCACAACCACTGCTTCACCCTTTCTGCCTCTGCCCGGCTTCACAGCAACAAGTGCAGAGTACGGCCAGAGGACCACCACCGACCCGGCTCCACCTCTCACATCCACCCAGTCTGGCACTGAAGAGACGCCACAGCGTAGTACCTCCACCCGGCCACCAGAGGTCATACTGCCTCCAGAAACCAGAGGAGAGTTCAGCGGCACCGCCACCTTCTCCAGCTCCACCGCCACCTTCTCCAGCTCCACCGCCACCTTCTccagctccaccaccaccaccaccaaacaaCCCCACATTTCTACATCCACATCATCCTCCACAGCGAAGACAGGAGCCGCTCCTGGAGATGCAAGACACAGCGGTGCAAGAACCACGGTTCCTACCACCACCAAGACCGAAGGTGGTGCTAGTACCACTGCTCCTTCCAGTGCCAAAACTAAAGGTGGTGCTAGTACCGCCTCTCCTATCAGCGTAAAGACAAAAGGTGGTGCAAGTACTGCCTCTCCTACCAGCGTAAAGACAAAAGGTGGTGCACGTGTCTTTCCGTATGCTGCCAACACAACCACAATGAAGCCAGGTGTCAGTGACCCAAGTGCTACATCACCTTCGTCCTTCATCCAGGCGGAGACGGACCAAAGTTTGTCAGCCTCCACCCCAGATGGACGTGTTCCCCCCACACGTCCTCCAGAGATCCAGACCTCTACCTTCCAGCCGTCGGTGTCACCTACCAGCACCTCTGTGCGGTTAAGTGGCGTTCACTTGCAGACCATACAGCCACTGTCTAATG CTACAGCGTCTGCTGTCACAGACTCCTTGTTGTCTGCGtcccacctccctccctcacccacAGCGTCCCCCTTCACTCCCACCCCTGAGGGACCCGTGATAGACACCAGCGCCTCCGGTTCGGCCCTGTTCCCCGACTCCCAGGAGGGTGTGGATCAGGAGTGGGACAGGGTTCAAACCTCGGCCTCTGGGGAGATCGCGCCCCCTGATACCACCACTGTCATTAACACCGTCCCCCCACCCATGACCTCAGAGTCCGGCCATGCGCCTGACGACCTGGACGAACACTCctcagcgttttattttgaaagcggGAGCGGCGGCAGTGCCGTCACCTCGGGGGTGGGAGGCACGACGACTCCAGCCATTCCACTGGTAACCTCAGCTCCACCCTGGTCActgggtggagaggaggagagcggcTCGGGGCAGGGCGAGGGCCTCTACGACAACGAGACGTCCTCCGACTTCAGCCTCTCAGAGCGCACAGAGAGAGAGtcggaggagcaggaggaagtcGCAG AGGTCAGCAACAGCAGCCACGAGTCGAGGGTGGGCTCCAtccgggagagagagaggaaggcgGTGGTCCCCCTGGCCGTCATCTCCAGTTTCACCGTCCTCGGCCTGATCGTCCTCATCGGCATTCTGGTCTACTGGAG gttGTGTTTTCAGACGGCTCACTTTTACATCGACGACAGCTCGTCTCCCAGAGTCATCGCTGCGCCGTCCACTGCTGCCTTATCCtctg TGGAGCAAACAGCGTTTCCAGTCAAGGACTTCGTCAAACACGTGGCTGAGCTTCACAACACTCAAGGCTTTCAACGAGAGTTTGAG ATTCTGAAGGAGAGTTACGAG gaggTGCAGGCCTGCCTGGTGGACATGGGGATGACGACGGACAGCTCCAACCATCCTGACAACAAGACCAAGAACAGATACAGCAACATCCTGGCCT acGACCACAGCCGGGTGCGGCTCTCAGCGCAGGCtgacaaagagaggaagacaaCGGACTACATCAACGCGAACTACGTGGAC gGCTTTAAGAAGCCGCGGCTGTACATTGCAGCTCAGGGTCCTCTGAGGTCCAGCACTGAGGACTTCTGGAGGATGATCTGGGAGCAGAACGTCGGCGTCATCGTCATGATCACCAACCTGGTGGAGAAAGGAAGA AGGAAGTGTGATCAGTACTGGCCTctggaggtgcaggaggagtACGGCAGCTTCCTGGTGATGGTGAAGAGCAGCAAAGTCCTGGCCTATTACACCCAGAGGATCTTCACTGTCAGGAACACCCAAACCAAAAAG AGCTCCCAGAAGGGGCGGGGCAATGAGCTGACGGTGACTCAGTACCATTACACCCAGTGGCCGGACATGGGCGTCCCGGAGTTCGCTCTGCCGCTGCTCAGCTTCATCCGCAAGTCTTCCAGGACTAAGACGGATGACATGGGGCCGGTGGTGGTGCACTGCAG TGCTGGTGTCGGCCGGACGGGCACTTACATCGTCCTGGACAGCATGCTGAAGCAGATGAGAGACGAAGGCGCCGTCAACATCACAGGATTCCTGAAACACATCCGCACACAGAGGAATTACCTGGTtcagacagag GAACAGTATGTTTTCATACACGATGCCTTGGTGGAAGCCATTTTGTCTGGAGAGACCGAGGTGGCAGCATCTCACCTGCACAGGTACATGGACGAGCTGCTGACCCCAGGGAATGCTGGGAAGACGCGCCTGGAGAAACAGTTCAAG CTGCTCTGTCACTCCACAGCGAAACAGCACGacttctctgcagctctgcaggaatGCAACCGCAACAAGAACAGGAACTGCTCTGTGATACCAG TTGAGAGATCACGAGTGCGTCTTTCAATGACAGAGACGGAGACATCGGACTACATCAACGCATCCTACATTACA GGCTACCGCCGGAGCAATGAGTTTATTATCACCCAGAATCCTTTGCCCAGTACTGTAAAGGACTTCTGGAGGATGATATGGGACCACAATGCCCAGGTCATCGTGTCACTGCCTGGG ActgaggaggaggcggagccatGTGTCTTCTGGCCCCGCAAAGGGGAGCCAATCAGCTATGAGATGTTCGCCATCAAACAGAAGAGTGAGACTCAAGTCTGTCTTACCAACGAGGACATGGTGGTGGTCCGAGACTACGTACTAGAAGCTACGCAG GACGACTATGTTCTAGAGGTAAAACATTACTCTGCCCCCCGCTGGCCAAACCCATACAGTCccatcagcagcacctttgaGCTCCTCAACCTGGTGAAAGAGGAGAGCGCCACCAAGGAGGGCCCCACTGTGGTCCATGATGA TGTCGGCGGAGTCACAGCAGGAACATTCTGCGCTCTGTCGTCTCTGACCTGCCAGCTGGCTGCTGAAGGGTCCGTGGATGTCTTCCAGGCGGCCCAACTGACAAACCTCATGAGACCAGGACTCTTCAGAGACACT GAGCAGTACCAGTTCCTGTACAGAGCCATGCTGAGTCTCATCGGGACACAGGAAGACGAGGAAACCCTCCAGTCCTCGGACAACAACGGGACCATCGTGGTGGGAACCGCCAGCACTGCAGAGAGCCTGGAGTCTCTGGTGTAA